AAGCAGCAGCAACTGGACTGGAGAAGAAGGAATACTTACTAGAGGGGTTAATGAGGTAGAATCAGCAACACTTATCATTAGCTGGTTGATGGGGGAGAAGTTATGTCACCAGTTAGACCCCAAGACCTGACCTTTACTGCTCACTTGCTTGTACCCACTgacctttgtcccacatttttccttaagctcTTTTTAGCTTCTTTTAATTCAGGCAAAAGGACCCAAGGGGAAGAAAATCGAAACTACCCCTCAAGCAATAACAATTTCCTAGGCTAAGAGTTCAATCAACCAGACTAATTTGAGATTAATCCCAACTCATGCCTGTCTCAACCCGGCTGCCGCGGTCCTGCTCGCCCGCCCCGTCCGCTGCTTCCACCCCGGGTTGGGGCAGCACTTGCAGGTGCCGCGGTGCGCTAGCTCGCTAGGTCTAGGCCTGCTCGTCCCTGGCATTGAGCGCGCCTCCGTcatgggtccttctcctgagggagggagagaaaaacagggcaggagggagagggagacccagagagtaaagacacaactcacggtttccgatcaggcgaaagagagagagctttattcagaaaactgtctcttatgaaggtttcaaggcaggaaaacaaagcagctgaccaaggtcagttaccaggtaaacagagtcaaatgaatatcaaaagaaacgcccagatttgcctcaacaatgctgggaaggggggagttagcactgaataatccaaaatacggttttgatcttttgtgcaccttggccatttcaCGTCTgtcccagcatgacagacgccaaagtaattttgaccaggaaatggcagtctccagcctctagatgcaaatcttgtttgctggttcactctctggagagtgataatccttgcctaaggcagacagaaaacttggcagtcCCCGACACATGCCTGCACAGATGAACCACGGAATGACAGACAGTtacctttacctcattataatactaaaatctccatCCAAGGAGGAACACAAATCTTATTTATGtaacatacaatgtatgtatAGGCATGTTTCTTTAAGGCGCATGCGTGACCTTATGCCCACCTCTACATACAATGACGAggtaaatatctaaatatttattctaaccataaataaaaggaacccatTCACCCTTGCTCAGAGAGTCAAAGATTTGTAAGTTTATTCACCATGatcttatttgctgcaaataaaagtttattttgtgtgacAATTCCACCTGGTGTAGTTTCTATCTGTGACTCACCAAGGACCAAACTTATGTTAGTTCAGTTACAGTGTCAGTGGGAGAGATTATAAAAAGAGTTATCAAGTTATAAGCTTGGATAATTCAAATGGGATACTGGTTCTCCTTAAGAAGAAAAGTTGTTCAAAATGGGAGAAAGATAGTAAATTCTGTTCAGGAAAAATTGAAGTATCTGTGAGACATGATGGGAAAAATGTCCAAAAGACAGTGTTTATGTAGATTTGGGACTAAAATGAGAGGTCTGGATTCAATATAAAATATGGGAATCATGAGGATATAACTGATAGTTGAAGTCTTGGGAgtagataaacttttaaaacaaaataaaagaacagaaccCTGGGGAGGGCTGTGGCAAGTCTTCATGCTTCATAAATGAAACTCAAAAATAGTTTGAGTAAGCAGGTaggattatattttctttgtaaatgctgCATTTGGAATAAAATTTTGCTTCAATGTAAATGACTGTTAAGAAAATCGGTATctgctgaaaataaatattacagatCAGATTTATAAGACCTTTACAGCAAGATTTATCAAAACGACcctctaaaacaacaaaaagattttttaaatgtccaaaagAAGTTTTGTGGGAAATCAAATAGCTATGTCCTGGTTTAGGAGGTTATAGGGAATGTATTACACTGCTTTTTGGCCCTGCTGAAAATAGCTAGTTAATGTATATTTAGAGGTCGGGTCTTGCCTGTGCTCATGAATTCTTCAGACCATGTTATCTATGGAAAATCTTATCTTGTTCTCCACCCTGCTTTCTGCATCTGCTTTTTGGTAGTCTTGGGaatgtcttggttttttttttttttttttttttgcacacttTCTATACCTACTGGCACATAGCCATGGACATATTGCGCAATGTTTCCTCTATAATGTATGTTTAATAAATACAGGAGCTAAAGAGCAGGTGAAGGAGACTTCCCTtagcctccctctcacctctcaTAACTTGCATGGAGTCTTGAGTAATCCTTTCTGCTGAATCCACAATTGGTGACCACAATGTGATACACTGAACCTGCAATAGTTTAACTTTTACCaaacatccaaaaaaacaaaagtattctAGAAAATTTAGAACAAATTCCTTCAGAACCCAGCTAAAACGTTAATTATAAGGAAGTGCATCTTATACTTACCTCTATCTTGGCAGTgtactgtttctttgtttctgtcattGACTTTACTGGGAGTGGGGGAATGTTGTGTGTTTTACCTAAGTTTGGGGCCTTGAACATAGTtatgtaatcagaaaaaaaaaaaaccctttcaacCCTGAGAGGCTATTGAAAAGGGAGTAGTGATAGTTGTTTACATACCACTTAAAAGTGGACTTTTCCTTTGTTGCATCAAGGGCCAATGTTTCAAAGCTACAGAAAGGCAGTTGACTCTCTGTTTAATAATACAGTGGTAAGAATTTTCTAACAAGTATAGCTACCCTACAGAGGCTGTTTCAGAAGGAAATAATTGGAATGTAAAAGCCTATCCTTAGATACCTTTAGTTTAGGTCTTCCCATCTTTTTCACGTCACTGCCCACATAGAAAATGGTTATACATCATATCAATCAATATCTCAAGGGTTATTTGTTACACTTTCTCAGGACTTTGGGAGAACTAATCTAGTCTAGCATCCTCATCTGCAAGGGGGAAACTGAGTCTTATAAAGGGAATGCTACATTTTCGGATCAAGACTTTAACGTTAATAATGGGACTACAGTCTCTGCACAACTAATCAGCCAAAGTTTCCTCCCTACAAATTAAGCATGGTTGGATGTCAGGCTTGAAGACAGGGTCTGTGATAGTTGCCATGGAGGGGACGAGAGTCTACTTCAGTATTGTTTTAAATGTGGCCCCATGACCACTGGCATTAGTACTTGTTAAACCACGAGGATCTTGTTGAAAACAGAGTCACAGGCCTCACACAGATATACTGAAAAGGCACTGCGGCAAGTCcaagaaatctgcatttctaggTTTGAAAACActccccacttcccctgcccCAGCAGTGTTTTGGACACTGAGCTTCTGCTGCGGCCTGAATTGAGGGGCTTTGCTGGTCGCGCAGCACCTGCCAGCTTGACCTCGGAGCAGCGCAGGCGGCACAGCTATGCCACGTCCTAGCGGTAAAACTGTTACGTACTGGCCCTTTCGGTCGTCACAGGCGGACGCCAGCCAGCACTACCCAGTTGCGGTGAGGTGGCCACAGTGCCTCCATCAGCCTGCTGGCCCGGTGGAGGAACCGACTGCGGAGGGGAGGGCCGGGGGCAGAGGCGGCTCAGTTGCGCCTCCTCGAGGCCACGGCCCTCCGCAGGCGAGCCGGGTTGCGGTTTCCCTTCTCCGCCCCCGAGCCCTCCTCCTCTGCAGCCCCTCCCACCGGGAAGCCACTACAGCGCCTGCGTCAATTCTGCCCTGCCCCGTTCCCTGCTACCGACCGGATGTTTGCCGATTTCCCATAGTGCCTTGCGAGTGGCGGGCATGAGAGTAAACTGCAAGGGGTTGCTAGCGGGTTCTAGTCCTCATTGTTGGGAGTTGTTCTGTTTCGCCGCGGGGCTCTAGGAGATTGGCGTCTGGTTGCTGCCTTGTAAGTTGGTGCAAATGGCGCTTTTCCGGGGTATGTGGAGCGTGCTGAGTGCCCTGGGAAAGTCCGGAGCGGACCTCTGCGCGGGCTGTGGAAGTCGGCTGCGCTCTCCCTTCAGGTAGGACCTCTCGTCTGCACTTAAGGAAGTGGCACGGCTTAGGACCGTCTGGGGTTGGAGTGCAGACGTCTTTGTACACTTTTCTGTCCCTCCTACGTGATCCGTGCCACCAAGGCCCTTTGAATCAGCTCTCGACTTTGCGAAGGGGCTGGTGGCTTTGAGACCAGGCCTTATTCCAGTAGTCTTACTTTCCGGCCACCCtccacctttccccttccttcccgcCGCTGTCCAGCCTTGTAGCACTCCTTCAGTTCTCTGCGAAGTCGCGCGCCAAGAGTCTCCCACCCTCAGTATAGGCGTCGAGGAGGCAAGGCCCTAGAGCTGAAGTACAGATGCTTTCCTCCACTCTGCCCTTCCTAAGAGTTATGGATAGAACTTTGGGACCAGTTTTGGAGGTCTTCTCTCTGGTTAGGACAGGGTTTTAAAAGTCACTAACACCGTGTCGTATATATCATCTTGACATCTTTTGGGGATCTGTGTtcatataaaaaggaatattggCACTTAAATACTTGAtattggttattttctttatacGTAGTTTTGCATATGTACCGAGATGTTTTTCATCCACCGTGAATAGTTATCCAAAGAAGCCTCTGACTTCATACGTTCGATTTTCTAAAGAACAACTACCCATATTTAAAGCCCAGAACCCAGGTAAGGAGTGTTAGAGCATTTACTGTTTTCGATGTAATAAAGAGGCCACTAAGCAGTTTTCCTTCAAACTTGATTTGTACTTTAAAAGCATCCAGTGACTGCAGAAACATAACCCTTATGTTTGGTGGTCTGTAAAATACGACCTTTTTTTTACCAAGTAGGAATTCCTTATAAGTAATTGAACTAATGAaaggtatttttactttttattactatatatatattattgatgtaatgttgacacacagtgttaacattagtttcaggtgtacaagatagtgGTGATTGGACAACagtatacattatgctatgctgaccgcaagtgtagctaccatcagTCTCCATCCAaggctattacaataccattgaatTTATCCTCCTGACTTACTCAtttaatgaaaagtattttaaaaatagcatgtgGAGTGGAAAGCACCCagggaagaagatgaaaaaactgaatttTGGGGGTCTAGTTGCCATTGGCCTAGAGCACCATTGATGAATCATTTAATCACTTGCTTAGCTCCTGCTTCAGGGAATTGTTAATGAAGTtgcaatgaaataataatttatgtgGATGTGTTCTGCAAACTGTAAAGTTCTATACATTGCTATTTCAAGAGCTTTTTCACTGGAAATTGGTTGACTACTTGGTGGGGGGTAGGAGGGAGGGATGCCCAGGTAGGATGTTTGTTGACTTCCTAGCAAGGCTGTGGCCCTTCATTTGTGGTTAATAGTGTAAAGATAATAACTAAATTAAGAACAGTCAACTTTATGATTTCTAAAGCCCTTTCACAGAGTACTTGTGAAACCCAAATGAGCTGTAATGAAAATTCCTACTTTATAAAGAATTGGTTTAAGAAGTacttacatgttttaaaatgtggtagGTAGTTCAAACTATGTGGTTTGTTAAAGTGTCATTCCAGTTAAGatgaggaaggaaatggggaaTAATAAATTGATTTTAGAATAGCTTATTGCAAGTAGTATTTCTGTAACTGAAATACAAGGCGGTGTTACATGAATCACGACTATATTTTATTGTTCAGTAAGGTTTTATGAATTTAATCATTCCTGAAAGATGggagaatatttttgtttcaaatatgaAGTAAAAAAGCTTGAAGACCTTGATTAACCAACTGCTTAAACTAATAATTTTTGGGGGGTTATGTGACATATTTCTTAACTATTAGGTAACAGACTTTAACAATGCTGGATAAAgtatgaaattaaagaaaacctaaatcaTTTGTATTAAATTATATGTGGTATAGAGGTGTCTGTAATAAAACTTAGAGCTAAAGCTAGACTTCCTAGAAGTCTTTAGAAATTAATCCTGAGACAaaattgtgacttttttttattttatcccaaTCTATAGATGCGAAAAATTCAGAACTAATTAGAAAAATTGCCCAGCTATGGAGGGAACTTCCTGATTCAGAGAAAAAAGTAAGCATATTGGTTTTCAGTATTGATGATGACCAGTTACTCTGCAGTTACAAATAATAGTCCCTTAAGGGACTAGatgattcaaaaaaaatttttttagtatcttATCTATAAAGGAACTTCATACTTTCTGATTCATAATGATTAGAGAATGGATGTATGGCAGTGGCAACAAAGGGTTGGCAGCGTCTGAAATTGAAGACTAGTTATTAGACTCTCACCTTGGTTAGCATGTATATGAAAAATACATGGTTTTAGTCCATATACATATGATTCCAGAGCTCATTTTTCACTTGGTGGTTCAGTCTATCTGAAGTCATGCAGTTTGTCTTTCCCTGGCAGGTGTGCTGTGTTTTTCAGCAGTAATTTATTGACtttgtatttgggttttttatttatagatatatgAAGATGCTTACAGGGCAGACTGGCAAGCATACAAAGAAGAGATAAACAGAATTCAAGAACAGTTAACTCCAAGTCAGATTGTatctttggaaaaagaaattcagcaaaaacgtttaaaaaagaaagcattaatgAAAAAGAGAGTAAGTGtcaatgaaatattcttttcctttggcAAAGAACTGAAATTTATGTAACTATGAATATTGggagtttttcttattttgatgtatGTGGCTAAATGGGAGAATGTCATCAGAAGTACCCTAGTTAGAAAAAAATGGG
The genomic region above belongs to Suricata suricatta isolate VVHF042 chromosome 2, meerkat_22Aug2017_6uvM2_HiC, whole genome shotgun sequence and contains:
- the TFAM gene encoding transcription factor A, mitochondrial, producing the protein MALFRGMWSVLSALGKSGADLCAGCGSRLRSPFSFAYVPRCFSSTVNSYPKKPLTSYVRFSKEQLPIFKAQNPDAKNSELIRKIAQLWRELPDSEKKIYEDAYRADWQAYKEEINRIQEQLTPSQIVSLEKEIQQKRLKKKALMKKRELTMLGKPKRPRSAYNIFIAERFQEHKDGSSQVKLKTINENWKNLSSSQKQVYIQLANDDKIRYYNEMKSWEEQMLEVGRNDLLRRTIKHQAKNDTEEY